The DNA segment TACCACAAACccaaatgtcttttaaaaatatttccattgtgTGCAGTTCCAAGATGTAGAATTTTGGATGTATCCACTCTGAAATATTGAAACCTTACTTTCTAATGTTGTCacttttaatcttaaaaaaaattgatcacATTTCCCTCCCAAATTAAGATTTAATCACGTTTTTTCTATGGTgacaaatgttttctctgaTTTCCTCGTTTCAAGAGtctaattaatattaatttcagtaTGATAAAGGAGCAGAATTACTTAAGGAATTGTGCTGCTAGGAGGCAATGATACCACCTTGTGGCTGTGAGAGTTTCTGTGTAAGAACACTGTGTTGAAGGACAGAAACCTAATCCTGCAGGGgaagttcctttttttaaactatgctGTACTCTACAAATAGCATGAGAGTAACTATATGTCTCTTCTGAAGTGATACCTAACAAATAATCTAGGTTCCTGTGCTTGCTATCATTCAAATACATGACAGAAATAAACTATTCTGCCTCAAACTGCTCACAACTTTAGATAGTAACCCATTGTATTTGAAATGTCTGAGATTAGGCCTGGGTAAAAGCGCAGCCAGGTAGGAGATCTTCTACATCATCTCAACCATGTCAGTTTTGTTCTGTGCATATATTTCCTGTTCAGGCGTATGTGGAAATCAATTACATATGTATTATACAAACTCTTGATACTACCAAGGGCTGTAACTTTCTCATTGAGGAATATCCTAGGATAGGACTTTGCATTTTGCATGCTTGCCAGACACTTGCTAGTGATTATAGAAGCACAATTATATCTGGTGATGGCATCGTTTGTCCTTCCCTGTGATTGCTCTGGTTTTGAGAGGGCAAATCTTTCACTTTTACCAGTGCCAAAGGTTGAAGAGATGAACCGCAGGCTGGGCAACCTGGTGGAGGAGTTTAAGGAGTTGGTTTATCCCCCTGACTACAATCCTGAAGGGAAGGCTGTAAAGCGAAAACAAGGTAAGTAGTGACAGCGCAGACATGCAGCACGGTCCCTGTGTTCTTTGTTTAGGGgcttcttcattttcagtttgtctCACAGCTTAAAGAAGCTGCTTGTGCAATAGCTCTTTACTCATCTCCACAACAAGGTGGACTTCAATCCAGCGGTGATTCTTAGAAAGTGGAGGATATAGTGGTATCCAGCTAAAGAATTGCTGGAATGAGAAACTGTAGTGAAGAAATAGAGGAATATAGGAAGAAATGTCGTTAAATCAATgccaaatatgtattttatattattgtTTTGTCATTATTAATAACGTTGGcttttttagaatcatagaatagtttgggttggaagagaccttaaagatcatctagttcaaccctcatgtcatgggcagggacacgtcccactagctcaggctgcccgaggccccatctaacctggcattgaacacctccagggatgggggtaCAACAGAATAGTAAACTTGTTCATGCTTTCAGTTCATGTTCGTGATAAGGAAGTAGATTTTTATGCATGAGTTGTTTAGCAAGTCCAAAATAGGCATCTTTAGGGCTAAATGTCTAAGTAATGCTGAAGTTAGGTGTGTTGCTTAGGAGTCCATGAAAGTCTGCATAAAGTGGGAGTGTCAGTCAGCTGAACTCGCTGGGGAATAGTTGCATTCTCCTGTCTAGATGAGAATCTCTTAAAAGTTTCGTTTGAGGGTGCTTTCATCAGAACACCAAAGTTTCATACTTGAGTTTGAGATCATTCATATGACGTGAGTAGTGAGTGACACCtacttcataaaacaaaatatggaAACTAGGTGTGTGAGCGTGTAGGTAGCTGTTAAAGTACCGAGTGCTAACAGCCATTAACCATGGTGTGTATAAGAAACATTGATGGCTTTCTAATTAAGAAGCTAATTTAAAATCTTGATGATCTAAAATTTATCTTTCCAGCTTCTGATGGTCAGACTGAGAAGAAGCCCAAGGTAGAAATCTCAAAAGATGAGCTGCGGAGTCACGTGCAGAAGGACACTCTAGGCAGGCTCACTGTGCCTGTTCTGAAGGAGGCATGCAGGATTTGCGGGTTGAAGGGTGAGGGGAGGAAGCAGGAGCTCATGAACGCGCTAACCAAATACTTTAATGAGCACTGATCAGGAGCAGAAGGCCCTGGTTGACTTCCATCTGCTTATTGTCTTTAAGTTGATGCTGTGTCTGTTTAATCTTGGAGGAGAAGGTGACAATGTTGCCGCATCTAACAGCGGAGAAACTTTTTACACTTAGTTGTGAAACATCTGTGCAAAGTTGGATTCTGTTCACAGTAgccaaaggcagaaataaatttcCTGCTCGCTCAGGTCACCCACTGCGAGTAAACACAGTTGTGCCTTCCTTGTTTCTTAATAAAGTTATTTTGGACTTCTTATTTTGCATCACTGGCTGTGCCATCTTTGCATCATAAAGACAGCGAAACTCACAAAACAGAGTGATCTGTATTAATGACACCACATGAATTCAAGCTGCAGGTCGAGACTGTGTGCTAACAGAGGGTATAAACGTGGTGTATTGCTCTCCAAAACAGCCAGTCAGCACCTGTACTTCTTAATTGAATTGGGTTCTTTTCCATCATTGGCGTTATAAAGGTTATTGGCACATCGTAAGGGAAAAATTCCTTGCTGGGAAGCAGTAGCCACTCCTTTGGGCAAAAAGCCTGCACTTCACATGCTGCACAGCCAGGTCTTCATTTCAAATGGTAATAGGAAATGCtggtttaaaaaaggaaaaaaattgagtcCTGTTCCCTGGAAGGCTGCAAGCACTTACCCCAGTTAAATTGCTGATGGCATAGAGTTTTTCCACCTCTAGCAAGTTGTGAGTCAGATTATTGTGCAGGCTTCACTACTGAaatctgtgctttaaaaataataaatagcaaGTTGTAGAGAATATCTCTTGTTACTTCCAcgacttatttttctttaatcacaCTTGTGAAGGCTGCAGCCAGGGCTATGTTTTAGTTTTTAACCTTCCACGCTTGGCATGCCACACTTGGCTTGCAGTGCATGATGATTAAACCCTGTAATCATTACCCTTGCTCAAGAAAACAGTTCCAATTGTTTAGTTTAACGATAAGTTCCTTTGGGACACAAAGATAGGATGCATGAAGTATCCGTTTTAGCCTGCGTGGTGTTTTGAGGGACTCCCGTGTTTGGCACACATTTAAACTGTTGGGCAACTGATTGAACAATTAGGTCTTATATAAGTGTCATTTCTGTGCTGTAGTGTGACACGCGCCTCAGAGCCAGCTGTGAATGCTCTCTGGGCACTGTGACCACCACCCTGGCTGTGCCACCACACTGCTCCACTCCACCTCCACAGCTCCCCTCCAAAGAGCAGGTGGTCCACATTAGGCTCTGCAGTGTTGAATGAGAgcatcattaaggttggaaaagacctctaagattcctctcttttgagacctcatctggagtattgtgtccagttctggaatccttaacagaagaaggacatggagctgttggaacaggtccagaggagggctacaaggacaatctaagggctggagcatctcctatatgaggacaggctgagagggttgaggttgttcaacctggagaaggctccgaggagatctcaTACTAACattccagtacctaaagggactacaagaaagctgcggagggaccgtttacaaaggcttgtagcgacaggacgaggggcaatgggtataaactggagaggggcagatttagaccagatgtaaggaggaatttcttcacgatgagagtggtgaggcactggcacaggttgcccacggaagATGTGGattccccattcctggaggtgttcaaggccaggttggatgggaccttgagcagcctcatctagtgggaggtgtccctgcctgtggcaggggggttgggactggatgatctttaaggtcccttccaacccaaattgttctatgattATTGTTTGGGGTCAAGTGACGGGGGCACCCATCATCTCCACcccttatcactgtctacaactgcctgatatcaggcagcctgttccggtgcctgataaccctttcagtgaataaatttttcctaatgtccaatctgaacctaccccggtgcaacttgaggccgttccttctcattctatcacctatcacttgggagaagggaccagcacccaccttgctacaacctccttttaggcagttgtagaaagcaataaggcctcccctcagcatcctccagaCTAAGCAGTCTCAGTTCCATCAGCTGCTCCAGACTTGTGCTCCCGTCCCTTTACCAACCTTGCTGACCgtctctggacacgctccagcagtTCCATGTCGAGCTACACAGTCTGTTAATAAAGATTTGGCTAAGcaatcaatttatttttgccCTTCAGCAGAGAAGTTACTGTAAATGCTTGTCTTAGCAAGACTTAAACGCAATAAAATAGTGAGGCTTTCCTATCTTTATTCGGTGAATTTTCACTCCCCTAACACCCATGTTAACTTCTCTCCTGGTTTGCTAACCCCCAGGCTCACTGTTCCAGGCTTTGCACCACTGTAGCATGATTTTTATAGGTTATTACATCCTCCTggtttggttgatttttttttccacagcaggTCACTGCATTAAGCAGAAGTTCGGCAGGGATGGTTACAGGAGgcttcagagcagaaaaatcaagACAGTTTTGCTTGCTCAATCATCCTTTATTTCTGCTCCTTATGTGCTTTGCCTTACAACAACTGTCTCGGCATGGTACAATAGGGCAACGCTGCAGCTTTAAACACCACTGGCTCCGTGGTCAGCATTGGTGGAAAGGAACAGCATTTCTAAACCTCATACGAATGAAAAGACTCACTAAATCTTTAGCTCACCTCAGCAAGGGTATTAGTTACCAGCCATTTACAAAACCACAGACATCAGTCTTCAGTCTTTCGTGGCCTGATTTTGTCTGCCTGGGAGTTACTGAAGGTATGAAGTTAGTGCCTCTGTGGAAATGTTACGGAAcgtttattttcccttctgctgttgCAGCTATTGGTCTTTCCATGTTAGCTTTGCTTTGGCATCCTGCAATAGAAGACAGATTTGATATGACTCATTCCCACACAGAGGTTTAGACTCATCTGCTCAAAGCAGTAAGTGAATTTATTACACAATATGCATTTAGCTAAAGCTAGCTCCATAAAACCACCACTAATCCAGAAACTCGGTGGTGCTTCATGCTCTTCCAGAACACTGGAATTACCTAGCATTCTCTTCTTGAGAAACAAGTTGttttagctgaaaaatattgtgctttcttttgccttGGCTGTAACTTTAAGGGTTTATCTTTTAGTCAGGTGACTACAGCAGCTTCCCTAGAAGCTGTAGGGTACTTGTCAGCAACAGCAGGCTGCTCTATACTGTGGGTTTTGTACTTAAATACCCTAGGAAGACCAAGCTCATTGAGAACAGtccacacaaagaaaacaggagtATAAACTACCACACTGCAGTAGCCTTAAGGCGATCTCAGAGATTAGTTTTACAAGTAGGAACACTCCAGTTAGTTGTTGCAAATGCTTCCCTGAGGGAACGACAATGAGATTCAGCTTTgtcagcaattttatttttcttaaaaagtcaatacttaaaaataagtgaGATAAGAGATTTCCCCTTGTGCACTGCCGCAAGATTTCTGCTCCCCATACAGCTCTCACAGAAATCTCGTCTggttttgagaagaaaaaaggttgtGCTGTGTGCACTGAACCTGGCTCTGTCCCCTGCTGCTACTGCCTTTTATACACTTTCCATTACTTACAGCAAGAACTCCAGCCCTGCGCACAAACGCGCTGCGCAGGAAACCGACCTGCCTTACCCTCAGCAGACCAAACCGTTCAGAAACACAGAGTTAATCACGCCTGTTAGAAGCTGAACCTTAGCAGAAATACTGCAATGCAGAGGAAGCTCCTGGGTGGGTTAAAAAACCCCTGAGCAGgcaaacatggaaaaaaaaaaggggcgatgtttttgtctttcttttcaacaTCAAATAGGAAATACAGTTGTACAATCACTTTTCCAGAAGTAATACCATGAGAATGAATGCATTGGAGTGGAATAAAAAAGAGggggaagcagaggcagaaacacCAGGAATGAAGCCATTATTAAACAAAAAGTGTGgtgctttgaaatgaaacactgatataaaaattataatctCAACTGAAGCTAGACATTAATTCCCTCTGACCTCAACTTTCCTGTTCCACTCACACTTAAACTCAGGGGCATTTAGACCAACAGTCTTTCTATAGCTTGCTGAACAGACTGGATCTGAGGCTTTAGCTGTGATCCCTCCTTAATGGTGATGGAGCAGGCGATGACAGGCCGGGAAACACCACACGCCCGGCCCAGAGCTTGCTTGGAGCGCACAAATACATAAGGGACGTTCTTGTCCTCACAGAGAAGAGGGAGGTGCAGGATGATCTCCAAGGGCTCTGCGTCTGCTGCCATCACAATGAACTCCGCTATCCCTCGGTTCAGTGTTTTGGTGGCTGTAAAGGAAACTGGAGAGTAAGTCTAGGTCCTTCTGGAAAGCACACGTCATGAAAAACAACATGAGGAGATGCTGAAATTAGTGTGAGCAAGAAGATGTGGTGGTAGCCAAAGGAAAATGGAAGCTATAGGGCTAGAGAAGGGGTTATCCACAGGGATGCACCTGGGATGCCGTGCCCGGTGCTGCCCTCAAACACAGCCGATTTGGCAAGGGAGCGAGGCCAACCCATAGCTGAGGAGCACCACAgctgagaagaggctgaggaagCTGGATTTCTTTAGAAATAGGAAAAGGCCAGAGAGAAATGGGAGTCAGGGGATGCAGCTGCTGTCTTCCACTGCTTCAAGGGGATTGCAGAGAAGACGAAGCCAGGCTGTGCTCATGAGCACATGGGAAAAAAGGTAAGTTTCAGACTGAGACTGTTGCCACAGGGAGTCTGGGAACATGCTGCAAGTTTATATTCCCCTCACCTTGTGAGAGAGGTTTAAGCCATGTATCATGGATCCTGAGAGACTGGAGTTTCTATTCGTTAGgactggggttttgtttgtttggttttggttggttttttttttttaagtttaactAGGGAAAGCCCCAAGTAACCAGATCAAATTGTGTGGAAAGATACTCTCCGAGCATGTTGCTCTGGAGACCTCCAGagatcccctccaacccaaaccttttaATGATTCTAAACTGGCTGGGTGCCTCGTAATCCCAGCTGGACACCACTAAAGTATGCATGATCGCAGGACAGGCACCAGGAACACAGTCCAGGCGTCTACCAGAACTGTATATAAACGTTGAAAAGATTACAGCTTAGTTCTGTCCCTGAATATTGCTTAGGCACGCCAGGAGGTAGAAGGAAGAGAGGCACACCTGCAATATTGAGATGCATGTAACATCAGTGGCCCACTGCTAGAGGGAAAAGACAATCTCTAGCCACAGCTTCTCACAAGATCCTTGCTATGCTGCACACTTCGCAACAGACTGGTCTCACCTTCATTGGCTCCCTTGCGTAGTTGCTTATAGTTGCAAGATTGTTGCACAAGATCCAGCAGTGTTTTGGTAAGCTGTGCATCAGCCAGAGGGTAAGCTTTGGGATTCACTTCTGCCTCAGTCTaggcaaagaaaaatgtcaagaaTATTACAACAGGAGCAATGGGGGTTTTGTTCTGAACAACAGCATGTCTACCACATATATTGACTACTGTCATCTCAGCATTCTCAGTGTCTCTGGACGTACACTAAAATTCctactgcattttatttataaaaaggtGATTCTTCTCATACTCAATGCAGACAATATTTCTGCTCACACAGACAGCCAATTTATATCCTACAAATGTGCAGCAATGAACTTACAGGACAGTATTCAGGTATTTCCTCCCACAGATACTACATAAAATAAAGTGTTCCAGTGTACAAGAAGCAAGCTCCACCTAGCAGCAAATTAGCAAGCTCAGACTTTAAAGAAGTCCCGAGAAGAacacacatagaatcatagattggttttggttgggagggaccttaaagcccatccagttccaacccccatgccatgggcagggacacccccgaCTAGactaggctgcccaaggccccatccaacctggccttggacacctccagggatggggcagccacaacttccctgggcaacctgtgccagtgcctcaccaccctcacaggaaagaatttcttcctagtatctcatctaaatgtcccgtctttcagcttaaaagcattATCCCGGTACTATTCCTGCACTCGCTGATAAAGGgccgctccccagctttcccgcaGCCCCCTTTAACTACTGGGATGCCACTGGTATGGTTAATTTCTGCTAATTACAAGTAGCTCCTAAACGTTAACAGCAAGGGCGCTGCCAACCAAGCCACAAGCGGCGCTAACACCTCCCTGCTCTTCGCAGAAGCGGCCCCTGGCGCCTGCCCGCGCCTCCCTCCCGGCTGCCCCGTCCCCACGTGCCGCTCACCATGGCTGCGGCCTGGGCGGGGCGGCCCGGTCGCTGCTCTCTCGGCCCGAGCGCGCCGAAGGAGAAGGAAGCGGAAGCGCTGCTGCGCGCGCGcgcgccgcgccgccgccgccggaAGTGAAGCCGCCTCGCGCGAGGCGCCAATGGGAGAGGCTatggggagggggcggggacAAATCTCCTCGGCGTTCCCAGGCACCTCAGCCTCGCAACTGACCTCAGCGCCCTCAGTCTCACTGTCTCCTAagcctctctgctctcctcaaTCCTTAGACTCCCCAGTCTCCAAAGTCTCCCCAGCCTCCCTATCTCCCAAGCCTCTCCGCTCTCCTCAGAATCCCCAGTCTCCAAAATCTCCTCAGCCTCTCATTTCCTCAGCCTCCCCACTGTCCTTATTCTCCCCAGTCTCCTCAATCTCCCTAGCTTCCTCAGCCTCTCCACTCCCCAGTCTCCTTGTCCTCCTGTTTCCCCTGTCTCCCCAGGCTCCTCAGCCTTCcatttctgcagccttctcAACATCCCCGACTTTCTCAGCCTCCCCAGTTTCTCCTGCCTCCCTGGTCTTCTCAGCATCCCCAGTCTCCTCAGCCCATCTAGCTTCCTCAGCCTCTCCACTTCCCAGTCTCCCGAGtctcctcagcctccccagCTTCTCCTGTCTTCCTAGtctcctcagcctccccagTCTCCTCAGGCTCCCTAGTTTCCTCAGCCTTCCCAGTCTCTCCAGCTTCCCCAGCCTCCCCAATCTTCCCAGCCTCCCCAGCCTTCCCCGTCTCTACAATTTCCCCAATCTTCCCAGTTTCCCCCATCCCCGCGCAGGGCTGCTCTCGGCCCCGCTCCCTGACGGCCGCCACCGGGCGGGCTGCGCGGCGATGGCGGGGCTGTGCGCGCAGCACGGGCAGCGGGGCCTGGTGCCGGTGTGGCCGCcgctctgcctgccctgcacCCTGCACACCCTGGGCGACAGCGGCGCCTCGGTGGGCAGCCGCTTCCGACCCCTTCTCCGGTCCCTGCATCCCCGGGGCGAGCATCTCCAGGGCCCTGCTGGGAGTGAATGGGGCCgggggctggcagggggtgggaggCTTGTGAGGGTGAATTGATAAGTTTAGCTGCAGCTGGTTTATATTTAATTACCTcgtcatataaatctgtcttgtaagatgtagctggTTTAGGTTAAGAGGTAACCTGTCTTAGGGCCTCAAGGATTTATTAATACACTTAGTTGTCATGTAAGATGCAGCTGTTTTGGATCAGGAGATAACCTGGAGGGAGCCTCCAGACATGGTGGATAACCTAAAAATGaacattctttgaggatttacatgcttctttgtctaaaactagtctATATaaccactgcttttgtaagttATGACCTTTATTTTAGGAGGGCGTCCAATTCGGTGCTGAATcgtaaaataaaaatattactgtctttgcttcaaagactttatccttttcaaatattttaccagtgaataagtgtttTTCACAGGCTGATGGGTTGTTGTCTCTGATCTGTAGCTGGTGCGCAAGAGGCATGTGCTCACCCATCTCCGCGACACCCTGGCCTCACAGGCGATGCACGTGGTCCAGGGGCTGGCATCGGATGAGAGGGGTTGCTGGCATTTGATAGGAACCCTCCTTGGTAAGAGCTCTGCTGTGTCCCAGGGAAAAGGCAGTGAGTGACCCTAACCCGCTgggacacatggtgtgaatgttggggttgtcctctGCAGGGGCAGAGGTTGGTCTCGATGGCCTtcaatggcctcaagctgcaccaggggaggttcagactaggcattaggagaaatttcttcaccaaaagagttctCAGTTACTAGTGGAgtgaggtggtggagtccccatccttcgaggtatttaaaagacgggttgatgaggtgctcaggaatgtggtttagtagaggacaggtatgattggactcagtctcagaggtcttttccaatcaaacgGTTCTATGATCcttttgggtcccttccaactcaggacgttctgtgattctaagtgaAGCTTCTCcacatttgaaggaaaaaaaatggcagaaggaTCTCGAGGTACCTAATTCTATACTTCCTCCACTCTATATTAGGTGTGTCCCTGTGGAAAACTGACTGTTATTTGATTTAGAATAGGTTAATTAACGTCCTTATTCTCCAAGGAGCAGGATTGGCATGTTCATAGAGTGTTTGCAGTTTTTCAAAGTATCTTGAtataccatagaatcatagaatggtttggtaGGGACCTCACCGATCATatagttccaaaccccctgccatggaactggaggaaaggaggctgaggccttatcactgtctacaactacctgaagggaggttgtagtgaggtgggtgttggtctcttctcccaatagcaagtgataggatgagaggaaatggcctcaagttgcacgagaggaggtttagattggatactaggaaaaatttcttttctgaaagagtggtgaagcattggcacaggctgcccagagaagtggtagagtctccttgtaggtgttcaaaaagcgtgtagacatggcactttgggacatggtttagtatgCACGGTGGTGGTGGGTTGATGGTTcgacttgatgatcttgaaggtcttttccataCTTTATGATTCTTCCCTGAATACCCTCCTTTCTCGTCTCATGCCTTAGTGCTTTCTTATCTTGGTGTACTGTAGCATTTCATAGAGAAATGGAAGTACAAGCTTAAAGGGGTGTTGCTGGATTTACTATCAAATATGCAAAATACAGATCTgcttagtgttttttttcacaccATCACTTTAAATTTGTAGTCATAGTACTGTAATGCTGGCTTGCTTTCTGATGGGGCAGCATCACAGCAGAATACAATGTTTGGTAGGATGTCAGAAAGTGCCTTTCCTGTAATCCTATCTGCGATCTTCAGCTTCTTTTACTGGTTTGTTTCTGTAGGAGTGCTGTGGGAAAGGAGATGTTGTCTAAAAACTTCATGGAGAAGAAATGATAAAGGAAcaggcagaaagggaaaggtGGAGGGCATGAATGCAAGTGCCTTCAAAGAGCAAATAGACTGGATTCCTTTAATTCTGTGATCTCATTTGCACATCACAGATAATTCTTGTTCTTTGGGGGGGAAGGTGGCTTACAAGCCCCTTCCCCTGTCTTGTCACGCTGAATAattcaaacagtgttttcccaGTTGATTTCCCAGCATAAACTGTTATGCATATTTGGGGAGCAGCTTTGTTAGAACTGTGTGCAGGTTTAGTTCTCTTCATTGCACAAATTTGTATTGATTGCTGTCTGTGCGCCGTCCTATACAGATGTGGAGGGAGTGGAGCTTATGGCCAGTTCAGTTTTCCACTCTACAACTCTGACATGAAATACCCCAGAAGACAGGAGAGCTGTGCTTGCATTTCAATGCTTTTGcctgttttgaaataataattctctctctctttaattGGGTCGTTTAGAGACTGCTTTGGGAATTTACTGTGCTTGGTGTGACTTCTAGGGTGGCTAGAATCCCAGTCTACATTTGAGGGTCCAAATAACAATGTGTACATTTTGGATAGAGCTTGAATGAACCAAGAATCACTTGAAGCCAAATTGTAAGAGGGACCTCCCAAGGTTTGAGCAATGCTGTGGAGGAAGAATTAATGGTGAATTCAGGAAAGTTCGTTTTTGGAGAGAGACTATTGGGGTAAGCATAGGCAGAAGAAAGAGGGTTAAGAGAGCAGAGGTGCAGCGTGGAGTGTTATGTATGAGGAGATGATGAATTTCAGGAGACCCTGAATTTCATGCTGCTAAAATTGCAATGTTCACTAATGCTGTATGCAAATCTTTTCCAAAGTGTAAAGAATTTACTGAGGATTTGGCAGATGAGGCAGGAAGGAAGTGATTTCTTCACCTGCAGTGTCATAACTTTGCTTTACTTGGTCAAATTTCTGAGAGGTcatggggtctccagaggggagGTGGTTTGATCAGGTGTGTTGAAACAAGTAGTTTGGTGCGGCAGAAGTGGGGGCCTGAACCAGATGCCTGCTGTGGTAGATACCTGAATTTGGAAGGAGATGGGAGgtaagatttttctcttctattgtTCTTTAGTAGAGACAGTGGCTTATTTTCATATATCCAAGCTTACGCTCTAGTTGTGCAAATGACTTGTGAAGTGATGCCGTCAGGTTCAACTTAATATTGTGATAGCTTCCATATGTTTTTAAACCTGGTGTTTAAATTTAGCCTTGGGATTTTCAGTACTGCGGAGGGACGGTTCGCGGTAACTGGTATGAATGGT comes from the Cuculus canorus isolate bCucCan1 chromosome 1, bCucCan1.pri, whole genome shotgun sequence genome and includes:
- the SNU13 gene encoding NHP2-like protein 1, whose translation is MTEAEVNPKAYPLADAQLTKTLLDLVQQSCNYKQLRKGANEATKTLNRGIAEFIVMAADAEPLEIILHLPLLCEDKNVPYVFVRSKQALGRACGVSRPVIACSITIKEGSQLKPQIQSVQQAIERLLV